Proteins encoded within one genomic window of Bos indicus isolate NIAB-ARS_2022 breed Sahiwal x Tharparkar chromosome 23, NIAB-ARS_B.indTharparkar_mat_pri_1.0, whole genome shotgun sequence:
- the VPS52 gene encoding vacuolar protein sorting-associated protein 52 homolog isoform X1: MAAAATMAAAARELVLRSGASDMEEEEGPLGSGPGLREPLQIGELDITSDEFILDEVDVHIQANLEDELVKEALKTGVDLRHYSKQVELELQQIEQKSIRDYIQESENIASLHNQITACDAVLERMEQMLGAFQSDLSSISSEIRTLQEQSGAMNIRLRNRQAVRGKLGELVDGLVVPSALVTAILEAPVTEPRFLEQLQELDAKAAAVREQEARGTAACADVRGVLDRLRVKAVTKIREFILQKIYSFRKPMTNYQIPQTALLKYRFFYQFLLGNERATAKEIRDEYVETLSKIYLSYYRSYLGRLMKVQYEEVAEKDDLMGVEDTAKKGFFSKPSLRSRNTIFTLGTRGSVISPAELEAPILVPHTAQRGEQRYPFEALFRSQHYALLDNSCREYLFICEFFMVSGPAAHDLFHAVMGRTLSMTQKHLESYLVDCYDAIAVFLCIHIVLRFRNITAKRDVPALDRYWEQVLALLWPRFELILEMNVQSVRSTDPQRLGGLDTRPHYITRRYAEFSSALVSINQTIPNERTMQLLGQLQVEVENFVLRVAAEFSSRKEQLVFLINNYDMMLGVLMERAADDSKEVESFQQLLNARTQEFIEELLSPPFGGLVAFVKEAEALIERGQAERLRGEEARVTQLIRGFGSSWKSSVESLSQDVMRSFTNFRNGTSIIQGALTQLIQLYHRFHRVLSQPQLRALPARAELINIHHLMVELKKHKPNF; the protein is encoded by the exons ATGGCCGCCGCTGCGACCATGGCGGCAGCTGCCCGTGAGCTGGTGTTGCGGTCCGGGGCCTCAGatatggaggaggaggagggcccgCTG gggagtGGTCCAGGTCTTCGGGAGCCATTGCAGATTGGAGAGTTGGACATCACCTCTGATGAATTCATCCTGGATGAAGTGGATG TTCACATTCAGGCAAATCTGGAGGATGAGTTAGTAAAGGAAGCTCTTAAAACG GGTGTGGATCTTCGTCACTATTCAAAGCAGGTTGAGCTGGAGCTACAGCAGATTGAGCAGAAGTCCATTCGGGATT ATATCCAAGAGAGTGAGAACATAGCATCTTTGCACAATCAGATCACAGCCTGCGATGCTGTCCTTGAG CGCATGGAGCAGATGTTGGGAGCTTTTCAGAGTGATCTCAGCTCCATCAGCTCTGAGATCCGGACACTGCAGGAACAGTCTGGAGCCATGAACATTCGACTGCGGAACCGGCAGGCTGTCCGGGGGAAACTCGGGGAGCTTGTTGATGGTCTCGTGGTGCCCTCTGCTCTGGTCAC ggcAATTTTGGAGGCACCAGTCACAGAGCCCCGGTTCTTGGAGCAGCTGCAGGAGCTGGATGCTAAGGCAGCTGCAGTCCGAGAACAGGAGGCTAGGGGCACAGCGGCCTGTGCAGATGTCCGGGGCGTGCTCGACCGCCTCCGAGTCAAG GCTGTGACGAAGATCCGAGAGTTCATCCTTCAGAAGATTTATTCCTTCAGAAAGCCAATGACCAACTATCAGATCCCACAGACAGCCTTGCTGAAATACAG GTTCTTCTATCAGTTCCTGCTGGGCAACGAACGCGCCACTGCGAAGGAAATCAGGGACGAGTACGTGGAGACGCTGAGCAAGATATACCTGTCTTACTACCGCTCCTACCTGGGGCGGCTCATGAAGGTGCAG TATGAGGAAGTCGCTGAGAAGGATGACCTAATGGGCGTGGAAGATACAGCCAAGAAAG GATTCTTCTCAAAGCCATCCCTCCGCAGCAGGAACACCATCTTCACCCTGGGGACCCGGGGCTCTGTCATCTCCCCCGCTGAACTGGAAGCCCCCATCCTCGTGCCCCACACTGCCCAGCGCGGGGAACAGAGG TATCCTTTCGAGGCCCTCTTCCGCAGCCAGCACTACGCCCTCCTCGACAACTCCTGCCGTGAATACCTCTTCATCTGTGAGTTCTTCATGGTGTCTGGCCCGGCTGCCCACGATCTGTTCCATGCTGTCATGGGCCGCACCCTCAGCATGACCCAG AAACACCTGGAGTCTTACCTCGTTGACTGTTACGATGCCATCGCTGTTTTCCTCTGCATCCACATCGTCCTCCGGTTCCGCAACATCACAGCCAAGAGGGACGTTCCTGCCCTGGACAG GTACTGGGAACAGGTGCTTGCCTTGTTGTGGCCACGGTTTGAACTGATCCTGGAGATGAACGTCCAAAGTGTCCGCAGCACTGACCCTCAGCGCCTCGGAGGGCTGGACACTCGGCCTCACTAT ATCACGCGCCGATACGCAGAATTCTCCTCGGCTCTCGTCAGCATCAATCAGACGATTCCCAACGAACGGACCATGCAGCTGCTGGGCCAGCTCCAG GTGGAGGTGGAGAATTTTGTCCTCCGGGTGGCAGCTGAGTTCTCCTCGAGGAAGGAGCAGCTTGTGTTTCTGATCAACAACTATGACATGATGCTGGGCGTGCTGATG GAGCGGGCGGCGGATGACAGCAAAGAGGTTGAAAGTTTCCAGCAGCTGCTCAACGCGCGGACACAG GAATTCATTGAAGAGTTGCTGTCGCCCCCCTTTGGGGGGCTGGTGGCATTTGTAAAGGAAGCTGAAGCTTTGATTGAGCGAGGACAAGCGGAACGACTTCGAGGGGAAGAAG CCCGGGTTACTCAGCTGATTCGTGGCTTCGGCAGTTCCTGGAAATCGTCGGTGGAGTCTCTGAGTCAGGATGTGATGCGGAGCTTCACCAACTTCAGAAATGGAACCAGCATCATCCAG GGAGCTCTGACCCAGCTGATCCAGCTCTATCATCGCTTCCACCGAGTGCTGTCTCAGCCGCAGCTGCGAGCCCTCCCTGCCCGGGCCGAGCTCATCAACATCCACCACCTCATGGTGGAACTCAAGAAGCACAAGCCCAACTTCTGA
- the VPS52 gene encoding vacuolar protein sorting-associated protein 52 homolog isoform X2 has translation MEQMLGAFQSDLSSISSEIRTLQEQSGAMNIRLRNRQAVRGKLGELVDGLVVPSALVTAILEAPVTEPRFLEQLQELDAKAAAVREQEARGTAACADVRGVLDRLRVKAVTKIREFILQKIYSFRKPMTNYQIPQTALLKYRFFYQFLLGNERATAKEIRDEYVETLSKIYLSYYRSYLGRLMKVQYEEVAEKDDLMGVEDTAKKGFFSKPSLRSRNTIFTLGTRGSVISPAELEAPILVPHTAQRGEQRYPFEALFRSQHYALLDNSCREYLFICEFFMVSGPAAHDLFHAVMGRTLSMTQKHLESYLVDCYDAIAVFLCIHIVLRFRNITAKRDVPALDRYWEQVLALLWPRFELILEMNVQSVRSTDPQRLGGLDTRPHYITRRYAEFSSALVSINQTIPNERTMQLLGQLQVEVENFVLRVAAEFSSRKEQLVFLINNYDMMLGVLMERAADDSKEVESFQQLLNARTQEFIEELLSPPFGGLVAFVKEAEALIERGQAERLRGEEARVTQLIRGFGSSWKSSVESLSQDVMRSFTNFRNGTSIIQGALTQLIQLYHRFHRVLSQPQLRALPARAELINIHHLMVELKKHKPNF, from the exons ATGGAGCAGATGTTGGGAGCTTTTCAGAGTGATCTCAGCTCCATCAGCTCTGAGATCCGGACACTGCAGGAACAGTCTGGAGCCATGAACATTCGACTGCGGAACCGGCAGGCTGTCCGGGGGAAACTCGGGGAGCTTGTTGATGGTCTCGTGGTGCCCTCTGCTCTGGTCAC ggcAATTTTGGAGGCACCAGTCACAGAGCCCCGGTTCTTGGAGCAGCTGCAGGAGCTGGATGCTAAGGCAGCTGCAGTCCGAGAACAGGAGGCTAGGGGCACAGCGGCCTGTGCAGATGTCCGGGGCGTGCTCGACCGCCTCCGAGTCAAG GCTGTGACGAAGATCCGAGAGTTCATCCTTCAGAAGATTTATTCCTTCAGAAAGCCAATGACCAACTATCAGATCCCACAGACAGCCTTGCTGAAATACAG GTTCTTCTATCAGTTCCTGCTGGGCAACGAACGCGCCACTGCGAAGGAAATCAGGGACGAGTACGTGGAGACGCTGAGCAAGATATACCTGTCTTACTACCGCTCCTACCTGGGGCGGCTCATGAAGGTGCAG TATGAGGAAGTCGCTGAGAAGGATGACCTAATGGGCGTGGAAGATACAGCCAAGAAAG GATTCTTCTCAAAGCCATCCCTCCGCAGCAGGAACACCATCTTCACCCTGGGGACCCGGGGCTCTGTCATCTCCCCCGCTGAACTGGAAGCCCCCATCCTCGTGCCCCACACTGCCCAGCGCGGGGAACAGAGG TATCCTTTCGAGGCCCTCTTCCGCAGCCAGCACTACGCCCTCCTCGACAACTCCTGCCGTGAATACCTCTTCATCTGTGAGTTCTTCATGGTGTCTGGCCCGGCTGCCCACGATCTGTTCCATGCTGTCATGGGCCGCACCCTCAGCATGACCCAG AAACACCTGGAGTCTTACCTCGTTGACTGTTACGATGCCATCGCTGTTTTCCTCTGCATCCACATCGTCCTCCGGTTCCGCAACATCACAGCCAAGAGGGACGTTCCTGCCCTGGACAG GTACTGGGAACAGGTGCTTGCCTTGTTGTGGCCACGGTTTGAACTGATCCTGGAGATGAACGTCCAAAGTGTCCGCAGCACTGACCCTCAGCGCCTCGGAGGGCTGGACACTCGGCCTCACTAT ATCACGCGCCGATACGCAGAATTCTCCTCGGCTCTCGTCAGCATCAATCAGACGATTCCCAACGAACGGACCATGCAGCTGCTGGGCCAGCTCCAG GTGGAGGTGGAGAATTTTGTCCTCCGGGTGGCAGCTGAGTTCTCCTCGAGGAAGGAGCAGCTTGTGTTTCTGATCAACAACTATGACATGATGCTGGGCGTGCTGATG GAGCGGGCGGCGGATGACAGCAAAGAGGTTGAAAGTTTCCAGCAGCTGCTCAACGCGCGGACACAG GAATTCATTGAAGAGTTGCTGTCGCCCCCCTTTGGGGGGCTGGTGGCATTTGTAAAGGAAGCTGAAGCTTTGATTGAGCGAGGACAAGCGGAACGACTTCGAGGGGAAGAAG CCCGGGTTACTCAGCTGATTCGTGGCTTCGGCAGTTCCTGGAAATCGTCGGTGGAGTCTCTGAGTCAGGATGTGATGCGGAGCTTCACCAACTTCAGAAATGGAACCAGCATCATCCAG GGAGCTCTGACCCAGCTGATCCAGCTCTATCATCGCTTCCACCGAGTGCTGTCTCAGCCGCAGCTGCGAGCCCTCCCTGCCCGGGCCGAGCTCATCAACATCCACCACCTCATGGTGGAACTCAAGAAGCACAAGCCCAACTTCTGA
- the RPS18 gene encoding small ribosomal subunit protein uS13, with translation MSLVIPEKFQHILRVLNTNIDGRRKIAFAITAIKGVGRRYAHVVLRKADIDLTKRAGELTEDEVERVITIMQNPRQYKIPDWFLNRQKDVKDGKYSQVLANGLDNKLREDLERLKKIRAHRGLRHFWGLRVRGQHTKTTGRRGRTVGVSKKK, from the exons ATG TCTCTAGTAATCCCTGAGAAGTTCCAGCACATCTTGCGAGTACTCAACACCAACATCGATGGGCGGCGGAAAATTGCCTTTGCCATCACTGCAATTAAG GGTGTGGGGCGAAGATATGCTCATGTGGTGTTGAGGAAAGCAGACATCGACCTCACCAAGAGGGCCGGGGAGCTCACCGAGGATGAG GTGGAACGTGTGATCACCATTATGCAGAATCCACGCCAATACAAGATCCCAGACTGGTTCTTAAACAGACAGAAGGACGTGAAGGACGGGAAATACAGCCAG GTCCTGGCCAACGGTCTAGACAACAAACTCCGTGAAGACCTGGAGCGCCTGAAGAAGATTCGGGCCCACAGGGGGCTGCGCCACTTCTGGGG ACTCCGTGTCCGAGGCCAGCACACCAAGACCACAGGCCGCCGTGGTCGCACTGTGGGTGTGTCCAAGAAGAAATAA